A genome region from Thalassotalea euphylliae includes the following:
- a CDS encoding ABC transporter permease, with protein sequence MIRLEARVQHSTVWGYSSPLLAVLLTLLTGYILFAALGQSPSEALYTFFIAPIADWYGISELLVKTIPILLCAYGLALCFRASVWNIGAEGQLLMGGVAASAVATLFVHSDSIWAMPLTLLAGIAGGIGWAALAAFMKLRLNTNEILVTIMMNYIALNILLWAVHGPLKDPDGFNFPESALFGDSTLLPVLFADTRLHLGLVFCAIAMALSWLFISKSFLGFQTQVLGQDPSAAKMAGFNQTKLVTLVLLVCGALAGLAGAGEVAGPIGQLVPQISPGYGYAAIIVAFLGRLHPVGITLAGLLMGLIYMGGEMAQIELGLPNAITGIFQGLMLFFLLSCDVLIRYRVRFKRFDKSNSADNTSSSLAPQAQE encoded by the coding sequence ATGATCCGCCTAGAAGCCCGTGTTCAGCATTCTACTGTTTGGGGCTATAGTTCACCATTGCTTGCCGTGCTGCTGACCCTGCTCACTGGCTATATTTTATTTGCCGCACTAGGCCAATCACCAAGTGAAGCCTTATACACATTTTTTATCGCGCCAATTGCTGACTGGTATGGCATCAGCGAGTTACTGGTGAAAACCATTCCTATTTTACTGTGTGCTTATGGCCTAGCGCTGTGTTTTCGCGCCTCGGTGTGGAATATCGGTGCCGAAGGCCAATTACTGATGGGCGGTGTCGCCGCATCTGCCGTAGCAACCTTATTCGTGCATTCTGACAGTATTTGGGCCATGCCGTTAACGCTACTCGCTGGCATTGCAGGCGGTATAGGCTGGGCAGCGCTTGCCGCCTTTATGAAGTTGCGTTTAAACACCAATGAAATTCTCGTCACTATTATGATGAATTACATTGCTTTGAATATTTTATTGTGGGCAGTGCATGGGCCACTTAAAGATCCGGATGGCTTTAACTTCCCTGAAAGTGCGCTGTTTGGCGACAGTACTTTATTGCCTGTGTTATTTGCTGACACCCGATTGCACTTAGGCTTAGTATTTTGCGCTATCGCGATGGCGCTTAGCTGGCTGTTTATCAGTAAGAGTTTTCTGGGTTTTCAAACCCAAGTGTTGGGGCAAGACCCGTCGGCAGCAAAAATGGCTGGTTTTAATCAAACTAAACTCGTCACCCTAGTATTGTTAGTGTGCGGTGCGTTGGCAGGTTTAGCCGGAGCTGGCGAAGTGGCGGGGCCAATTGGTCAGCTAGTCCCGCAAATTTCACCTGGCTATGGCTACGCGGCCATTATTGTCGCGTTTTTAGGGCGCTTACACCCGGTTGGCATCACCTTAGCGGGCCTACTAATGGGGCTTATCTATATGGGCGGTGAAATGGCACAAATTGAGCTTGGTCTACCTAATGCTATCACCGGAATTTTTCAGGGACTTATGCTGTTTTTCTTACTGTCTTGCGATGTATTAATCCGCTATCGCGTCCGCTTTAAACGTTTTGACAAAAGCAACAGCGCAGACAACACCTCGTCTTCTCTTGCTCCACAAGCTCAGGAATAA
- the xdhC gene encoding xanthine dehydrogenase accessory protein XdhC: MNSSNSSNNVHDEQAVSQSLNQSFQGFHHQSWSEAIAEQNRLGNDYVIATVLGTSGSTPRASGSKMVITGEQIYDTLGGGHLEFKVIEKARQLLAQGEAVQVAEQFHLGANLGQCCGGATVIMFEVMMSQHMNLDIYGAGHVAQALVNVLAHLPIRIRWIDSRAEVFPQQLPANVTKIVDEEPVEQAKRARANTAYLILTHNHQLDFALTEAILKRDDVRWLGVIGSDTKAKRFQYRLGHRGFSEQQIASMQCPVGIDNVSGKLPMEVAVSIAGQLIGLYQQKSQEQSQQKGQQQDQQKSESKDQQTPINNKSKKRNGLQWQELTASFATSQSSAKKSNAEKSAKQNHVLTEDVQEVVNQ; the protein is encoded by the coding sequence ATGAATAGTTCCAACTCAAGCAACAATGTGCATGATGAACAAGCAGTAAGTCAGTCGTTAAACCAGTCTTTTCAAGGCTTTCATCACCAAAGCTGGTCTGAGGCAATAGCTGAACAAAATCGCTTGGGCAATGATTATGTTATCGCGACTGTGCTTGGTACTTCTGGCTCAACGCCAAGGGCGTCAGGCAGTAAAATGGTGATCACTGGCGAACAGATTTACGACACCTTAGGTGGTGGTCATTTGGAGTTTAAAGTTATTGAAAAAGCTCGCCAACTGCTCGCGCAGGGTGAAGCGGTGCAAGTGGCTGAGCAGTTTCATTTAGGTGCTAATTTAGGCCAGTGCTGCGGCGGTGCTACTGTCATCATGTTTGAAGTAATGATGTCACAGCATATGAATTTAGATATTTACGGTGCTGGCCATGTTGCCCAAGCGCTGGTTAATGTTTTAGCGCACTTGCCTATTCGCATACGCTGGATAGACAGTCGGGCTGAGGTGTTTCCACAGCAGTTGCCCGCCAATGTAACAAAAATTGTTGACGAAGAGCCGGTTGAACAAGCCAAGCGGGCGCGCGCAAATACCGCCTATTTGATCTTAACCCACAATCACCAACTCGATTTTGCCTTAACTGAAGCCATTTTAAAGCGTGATGATGTACGTTGGTTAGGGGTGATAGGTTCAGACACCAAAGCCAAGCGTTTTCAGTATCGGTTAGGGCACAGAGGCTTCTCTGAACAACAAATAGCGAGTATGCAATGCCCTGTTGGCATCGATAATGTATCGGGCAAGTTGCCGATGGAAGTTGCGGTATCTATTGCTGGTCAGTTGATCGGGCTCTATCAGCAGAAAAGCCAAGAGCAAAGTCAGCAAAAAGGCCAGCAGCAAGATCAGCAGAAAAGCGAGTCAAAAGACCAGCAAACGCCAATCAATAATAAATCGAAAAAGCGCAATGGCCTGCAGTGGCAAGAACTAACTGCGAGTTTTGCAACTTCGCAAAGCAGTGCAAAGAAAAGTAATGCGGAAAAAAGCGCTAAACAAAATCATGTGTTAACAGAAGATGTACAGGAGGTCGTTAACCAATGA
- a CDS encoding BMP family ABC transporter substrate-binding protein → MKKVMKKLAVALSIGIGLNASLMSSSAMAADNNVKVGFVYVSPTGEAGWTYTHDEARLYLEEKFGDKIETSFVENVAEGADAQRVITQMAKSGHDLIFTTSFGYMNPTIKVAKRFPKVKFEHATGYKRAKNVGTYFDRIYEARYLTGVIAGHMSKTDTIGYIGAFPIPEVVRGINAFTLGLQSVKPDAKVKVVWVNSWFDPGKEREAADSLIDQGADVITQHTDSPAPLQAAEAAGIYAIGYHSDMSEYGKTAHLTAAVHNWKEFYAKRVQQVLDGTWQSTDVWRGMDADMTQLAPLSSAIPADVKAKVQSLSAQIAEGKLHPFTGPIVNQQGQEILADGQIMDDNALRKMDYYVAGVEGKLK, encoded by the coding sequence ATGAAAAAAGTGATGAAGAAGTTAGCCGTAGCCCTGAGCATTGGTATTGGGTTAAACGCCAGCTTAATGTCGAGTAGCGCTATGGCTGCAGACAACAACGTTAAAGTGGGCTTTGTTTATGTTAGCCCGACCGGTGAAGCAGGCTGGACATACACACACGACGAAGCTCGCCTATATTTAGAGGAAAAATTTGGCGACAAAATCGAAACTAGCTTTGTCGAAAATGTTGCCGAAGGCGCCGATGCACAGCGGGTGATCACTCAAATGGCGAAAAGTGGGCACGACTTAATCTTTACCACCTCGTTTGGCTATATGAACCCAACGATTAAAGTGGCGAAGCGCTTCCCTAAAGTAAAATTTGAACACGCGACGGGTTATAAACGCGCTAAAAACGTCGGCACCTATTTCGATCGTATTTACGAAGCCCGCTATTTAACCGGTGTTATCGCTGGTCATATGAGCAAAACTGATACTATAGGTTATATCGGTGCCTTTCCTATCCCTGAAGTCGTACGCGGTATTAATGCCTTCACCCTTGGTTTACAATCAGTTAAACCAGACGCCAAAGTTAAAGTGGTTTGGGTCAATAGCTGGTTTGACCCAGGTAAAGAGCGCGAAGCTGCCGATAGCTTAATTGACCAAGGTGCCGATGTGATTACCCAACACACCGATTCACCAGCGCCATTACAAGCCGCAGAAGCCGCTGGGATTTACGCCATTGGCTACCACTCAGACATGAGTGAATACGGCAAAACTGCCCACTTAACTGCGGCGGTGCACAATTGGAAGGAATTCTACGCTAAGCGTGTGCAACAAGTGTTAGACGGCACGTGGCAGTCAACAGATGTATGGCGTGGAATGGATGCGGATATGACTCAATTAGCACCACTAAGCTCTGCGATTCCAGCTGATGTGAAAGCCAAAGTTCAATCCTTATCAGCACAAATCGCCGAAGGAAAACTCCATCCGTTTACTGGCCCTATTGTTAACCAACAAGGGCAAGAAATATTGG
- a CDS encoding ABC transporter ATP-binding protein encodes MKNENRLLMQGISKQYPGCKANDDIELQIKHGEIHALLGENGAGKSTLMKILYGVVKPDQGEILWNGRVASINEPADARALGIGMVFQHFSLFESLTIAENIALALGEQAGQPATLASRIKATSEQYGMPLDPERRISTLSTGERQRVEIVRCLLLDIQLLILDEPTSVLTPQEVQALFKTLRQLKQQGCSVLFISHKLHEVAELCDSATILRAGKVSGHCSPKQETPEAMARMMVGDDTPISNDKQRAQLSDGIDDFVSVSELSTTPEGLFDIALQNINLSVKPGEIVGIAGVAGNGQEELLKALSGEQTNAKSSAIRFGNQVVDAMSPLKRRRLGLAFVPEDRLGRGAVPEMDLCQNALLTSFDHGLVGKGLFDKGILKQNKIKALANKIIDKYKVKAAGNHSQAVSLSGGNLQKFIIGREIEQAPKFLLMSHPTWGVDIGAQVAIHQAIIKLRDQGCAVLVISEDLDELYKICDRLGAICDGKLSPFLPTDEVPLPLLGRWMAGDFGLPRAAPSAAHVSDGKVVPLPTKPQTSSGASL; translated from the coding sequence ATGAAGAACGAGAATCGGCTATTAATGCAGGGAATTAGCAAACAATATCCTGGTTGCAAAGCTAATGACGATATTGAACTGCAAATAAAGCATGGCGAAATTCATGCCTTGCTCGGTGAAAACGGTGCTGGCAAAAGCACGTTGATGAAAATTCTTTACGGCGTGGTCAAACCTGACCAAGGTGAAATTTTATGGAATGGTCGAGTAGCATCGATCAATGAACCTGCCGATGCGCGCGCCTTAGGTATCGGTATGGTGTTTCAACACTTTTCATTATTCGAAAGTTTAACCATCGCTGAAAATATTGCCTTAGCGCTCGGTGAGCAAGCGGGTCAACCGGCAACGCTTGCCAGCCGGATCAAAGCAACATCAGAGCAATATGGCATGCCACTCGATCCTGAGCGCCGCATTTCCACCTTATCAACAGGCGAGCGCCAGCGTGTTGAAATTGTCCGCTGTTTATTACTCGACATTCAGCTACTCATTTTAGATGAACCTACATCGGTACTAACGCCACAAGAAGTTCAAGCGCTTTTCAAAACGCTACGTCAACTAAAACAGCAAGGTTGTTCTGTACTCTTTATTAGCCACAAACTACATGAAGTTGCAGAGCTATGTGACAGCGCCACGATTTTACGCGCTGGCAAGGTCAGCGGGCATTGCTCCCCCAAACAAGAAACACCTGAAGCCATGGCTCGCATGATGGTGGGTGATGACACGCCGATCAGCAATGATAAGCAACGCGCTCAACTAAGTGATGGTATTGACGACTTTGTTAGCGTCAGTGAATTATCAACAACGCCTGAGGGCTTATTTGATATTGCTCTGCAAAACATCAACCTCAGTGTCAAACCTGGTGAAATTGTGGGTATTGCAGGCGTGGCGGGCAATGGCCAAGAAGAGCTATTAAAGGCGTTATCTGGTGAGCAAACTAACGCTAAATCTTCTGCCATTCGCTTTGGCAATCAAGTTGTTGATGCCATGTCTCCCCTTAAGCGCCGACGTTTGGGCCTTGCCTTTGTACCTGAAGATCGCTTGGGGCGAGGCGCCGTGCCAGAAATGGATTTATGCCAAAATGCCTTACTGACCAGTTTTGACCATGGTTTAGTAGGTAAAGGGTTATTCGACAAAGGCATACTGAAACAAAACAAGATCAAAGCGCTCGCCAACAAAATCATCGACAAATACAAAGTGAAAGCCGCAGGTAACCATAGCCAAGCAGTGAGCTTATCTGGCGGTAATTTACAAAAATTTATTATTGGCCGTGAAATTGAGCAAGCCCCTAAGTTTTTGTTGATGTCGCATCCTACGTGGGGTGTGGATATTGGCGCTCAAGTCGCCATTCATCAAGCGATTATTAAGTTGCGCGATCAAGGCTGTGCGGTACTAGTGATTTCTGAAGACTTGGATGAGCTATACAAAATTTGCGATCGCCTTGGCGCCATTTGTGATGGCAAGCTCTCCCCTTTTCTGCCAACAGACGAAGTCCCTTTACCCTTGTTAGGCCGTTGGATGGCCGGAGATTTTGGCTTGCCAAGAGCAGCACCATCGGCAGCACACGTATCTGATGGCAAGGTTGTTCCTTTGCCAACTAAGCCACAAACTTCATCAGGAGCTAGTTTATGA
- the uraD gene encoding 2-oxo-4-hydroxy-4-carboxy-5-ureidoimidazoline decarboxylase has translation MTVEQFNSLDDAKAHAALQSCCVAPRWIDQMLLARPFVSREQLLFQAQQTWQLLGESDYLAAFEGHPQIGDVSTLSKKFANTAKLAGHEQSGMSQADEQVLEEMLALNQAYLAKFGFIFIVCATGKSALEMLELIRERIDNEPAAELAIAAAEQAKITKIRLEKLV, from the coding sequence ATGACAGTAGAACAATTTAATTCACTTGATGATGCTAAGGCGCATGCTGCACTGCAAAGTTGCTGTGTTGCGCCGCGCTGGATCGATCAAATGTTGTTAGCTAGGCCCTTTGTCTCACGTGAGCAATTATTATTTCAAGCGCAGCAAACATGGCAATTATTAGGAGAGAGTGATTACTTGGCGGCGTTTGAAGGACACCCACAAATTGGTGATGTGTCAACGCTAAGTAAAAAATTTGCGAACACCGCCAAACTCGCAGGCCATGAGCAATCAGGTATGAGTCAAGCTGACGAACAAGTGTTAGAAGAAATGTTGGCACTTAACCAAGCTTACTTAGCTAAATTTGGCTTTATTTTTATTGTCTGTGCAACCGGAAAGTCGGCACTTGAGATGCTGGAACTTATTCGCGAACGTATTGATAACGAACCTGCAGCCGAACTTGCCATTGCTGCTGCCGAGCAAGCCAAAATAACAAAAATAAGACTGGAGAAATTAGTGTGA
- the xdhA gene encoding xanthine dehydrogenase small subunit yields the protein MIRFLVNDTPITLEECAPSLTVLDWLRTKVGKTGTKEGCATGDCGACTVLVGQYVNNASGERVWQYQAINSCLLLVGNAHGKHIVTVEALTEQLSPLVEATLDQLHPVQRAIVECHGSQCGFCTPGVVMSLMALYLNHENYPGKQTVIHALGGNLCRCTGYRPILDAAEKMYQYPRVERLWHSQMEQTEQHLNNSDSTPFLCTSLPDDSLADKQLPENQQRFFYLPQTAAELIALKNQYPEAQLVAGATDYAIELSQQLVQPQILISVSQATELSQLNITEDALEIGAALPYRQFVDTFCQEYPEAKELFERLGSEQVRSAGTLGGSLGNASPIGDPAPLLIALNATMELESSQGSRKIAVEDFFTGYRATVLAPDEVITKVIVPKRPAAMKLACHKVSKRLEDDISTVCLVLAVTLDAEHTQINLARCAMGGMAAVPARASHIEQALIGQPYVADSFTQAGAVVAQDFSPMSDVRASSDYRLTVSQNLLTRIGIEFCQAIAVTQIAANEAVLDSAPQSTSETLSAPAKLTTRISHASL from the coding sequence GTGATTCGGTTTTTAGTTAACGACACACCAATAACACTGGAAGAGTGTGCACCAAGTCTCACCGTTTTGGACTGGCTTCGCACCAAAGTGGGGAAAACGGGCACTAAAGAAGGGTGCGCAACAGGTGATTGCGGTGCGTGTACGGTATTAGTTGGCCAATACGTAAACAACGCATCAGGTGAGCGTGTTTGGCAATATCAGGCAATTAATAGCTGCTTGCTATTGGTGGGTAATGCCCATGGCAAACACATTGTTACCGTCGAGGCGTTAACGGAACAACTATCGCCATTGGTTGAAGCGACACTTGACCAACTGCACCCAGTACAGCGTGCCATAGTTGAATGCCACGGCTCACAGTGCGGTTTCTGCACGCCGGGGGTGGTGATGAGCTTAATGGCGCTATATCTGAATCACGAAAACTACCCGGGCAAGCAAACGGTTATTCATGCCTTGGGCGGTAATTTATGCCGCTGTACGGGCTATCGTCCAATTCTAGACGCTGCCGAGAAAATGTACCAATACCCAAGAGTTGAGCGTCTGTGGCACAGCCAAATGGAACAAACAGAACAGCATTTGAACAACAGCGATTCAACGCCATTTCTTTGTACGTCTTTACCTGATGACTCGCTTGCTGACAAACAACTACCTGAAAACCAGCAAAGGTTTTTCTATCTACCGCAAACGGCCGCTGAGCTGATCGCACTCAAAAACCAGTATCCAGAAGCTCAGTTGGTGGCAGGTGCAACAGATTACGCGATAGAGCTTAGCCAGCAACTTGTACAACCTCAAATTCTGATTTCGGTTAGCCAAGCTACTGAGCTATCGCAATTGAACATCACTGAAGACGCCTTAGAAATTGGTGCGGCACTGCCTTATCGTCAGTTTGTTGATACCTTTTGCCAAGAATATCCAGAAGCGAAAGAGTTATTTGAGCGTTTGGGCTCAGAGCAAGTACGCAGTGCTGGCACATTAGGAGGGAGTTTAGGTAATGCCTCGCCTATTGGTGATCCTGCGCCGCTGCTGATTGCGCTTAATGCGACGATGGAGCTGGAATCAAGCCAAGGCTCAAGAAAAATCGCGGTAGAAGACTTTTTTACCGGTTATCGGGCAACAGTGTTAGCGCCTGATGAAGTGATTACTAAAGTAATTGTCCCTAAGCGACCAGCGGCAATGAAACTCGCCTGTCACAAAGTGTCTAAACGTTTAGAAGATGATATTTCAACCGTGTGTTTAGTACTGGCGGTGACGCTTGATGCTGAACACACACAAATCAACTTAGCACGTTGTGCTATGGGGGGGATGGCTGCAGTTCCCGCACGGGCAAGTCACATTGAACAAGCGTTAATTGGTCAACCTTATGTTGCTGATAGCTTTACACAAGCGGGTGCTGTCGTTGCGCAAGATTTCTCGCCAATGTCGGATGTAAGAGCCAGCAGCGATTATCGCTTAACCGTTAGCCAGAACTTGTTAACCCGTATCGGTATTGAGTTTTGTCAGGCAATTGCTGTTACTCAAATCGCAGCCAATGAAGCAGTACTAGATTCCGCGCCGCAATCTACATCAGAAACACTGTCAGCACCAGCTAAACTAACGACGAGGATTTCCCATGCGTCACTTTGA
- the uraH gene encoding hydroxyisourate hydrolase gives MSRSPITTHILDTSTGQPASGVPVTLFQLNDTTNEWHELCAADTDADGRLIDWLPAALAIAHGTYKLVFDIDAYQSQASDAPAFYPYAEICFRVLDDNHHHIPLLLSPFGYSTYRGS, from the coding sequence GTGAGCAGAAGTCCTATTACCACTCATATTCTCGATACAAGTACCGGCCAACCAGCCAGTGGTGTGCCGGTAACCTTGTTTCAGCTTAACGACACCACTAACGAATGGCACGAACTATGTGCCGCTGACACAGATGCAGATGGCCGCTTGATTGATTGGTTGCCAGCAGCGTTAGCAATTGCCCACGGTACATACAAATTGGTATTTGATATTGATGCATACCAATCACAGGCTAGTGACGCGCCAGCCTTTTATCCTTATGCGGAAATTTGTTTTCGCGTATTAGACGACAATCATCACCATATTCCACTGCTATTGTCGCCATTTGGTTATTCAACGTATCGAGGAAGTTAA
- a CDS encoding ABC transporter permease has protein sequence MDIELITNILYATIRTGTPLLLVALGEIICEKSGVLNLGQEGMMLLGAVAGFIAMYHSDSFLIGFGAAALTGVLISLAFAFIALHLNASQVAAGLALTILATGLSAFIGADYEGKTVTALPALTIDGLAAIPVIGKALFAQDAIVYLSWVLVILAYLFFKHHRAGLAVRAVGENPSVASNLGLPVMSIRYLAVMFGGALAGIAGAYLSLAYTPLWTENMTAGRGWIALALVVFASWRVERVMLGAYLFGFASIMHLVAQGLGLSVDGNLLAMMPYLATLAVLFILSRDPQKQRLFEPMSLAKPWHKGH, from the coding sequence ATGGATATCGAACTAATTACCAATATTTTATATGCCACTATTCGCACCGGTACACCACTACTCTTGGTTGCCTTAGGTGAAATTATCTGTGAAAAGAGCGGCGTACTGAACTTGGGCCAAGAGGGCATGATGCTACTTGGCGCCGTTGCTGGCTTTATTGCCATGTATCACAGCGACAGCTTTTTAATTGGCTTTGGCGCTGCGGCGCTGACGGGGGTGCTAATATCGCTTGCCTTTGCCTTTATTGCGCTGCATTTAAACGCTAGCCAAGTAGCCGCAGGCCTTGCCCTAACTATTTTAGCAACCGGCTTGTCCGCATTTATTGGCGCCGATTACGAAGGTAAAACCGTGACCGCCTTACCTGCATTAACCATTGACGGCTTAGCTGCTATTCCAGTTATTGGTAAAGCCCTGTTTGCACAAGACGCCATTGTCTATCTCAGTTGGGTGTTAGTGATTCTCGCCTACCTGTTTTTTAAGCACCACAGAGCTGGGCTTGCTGTCCGTGCTGTGGGTGAAAACCCAAGTGTTGCCAGTAACTTAGGCTTACCAGTAATGAGTATTCGTTATTTAGCTGTAATGTTCGGCGGCGCGCTAGCCGGTATCGCAGGCGCCTACTTATCACTGGCTTATACCCCACTTTGGACGGAAAACATGACCGCAGGTCGCGGCTGGATTGCGCTGGCCTTAGTGGTATTCGCCAGTTGGCGAGTTGAGCGCGTAATGCTTGGCGCTTATTTGTTTGGCTTTGCCAGCATTATGCACTTGGTCGCACAAGGCTTAGGACTTTCAGTTGACGGTAATTTACTTGCCATGATGCCTTACCTTGCCACGTTAGCTGTGCTGTTCATTCTCAGCAGAGATCCACAAAAACAGCGGTTATTTGAGCCGATGTCGCTGGCTAAACCTTGGCATAAAGGTCACTAG
- the xdhB gene encoding xanthine dehydrogenase molybdopterin binding subunit: MRHFETTQSDSKRGAIGQSKHHDSAIKQVCGSANYIDDNPEPAGCLHAYPVTAPFTSGIIKGVDTSKAQAIAGVKRIFSAKDVPGKIDIGPIFAGDLLLASDEIEFHHQPVLLVVADSYETARRAARLVEFDFQEQEATTDIETAIADKNWVRPPHALTRGDAQAAIAQAQHEINGEMHIGGQEHFYLEGQVAMAQPNGDGGIFVQCSTQHPTEVQHLIAKVLAQPFHFVTVEMRRMGGAFGGKETQAAPWACLAALASYHLNCAVKLRLARADDFRLTGKRHPFFNRYKVGFDEQGVIAGADIEVNGYCGYSPDLSDAIVDRAMFHADNAYYYPAAKISGHRCKVNTVSHTAFRGFGGPQGMMVAEQIVDDIAAALGKDPLTVRKANLYQQGRSTTPYHQEVEQHVLIDMIEQVEQQADYWQRKADIKAFNQTSPIIKKGLALTPVKFGISFTVQHLNQAGALVNVYSDGSIHLNHGGTEMGQGLNTKVAQVVAHAFGVELDKVGITATRTDKVPNTSPTAASSGTDLNGMAALNAANTIKARLTEFIAKHFSVEQASIRFCDNTVYHDKGELSFDELAGLAYLNRISLSSTGYYATPKIHYDREQAKGRPFFYYAHGVALAEVEVDTLTGENTVTRADILHDVGHSLNPALDIGQIEGAFVQGMGWLTTEDLVWNKQGQLASFNPATYKIPAIGDTPAEFNVSLYQSANPEASVFRSKAVGEPPFMLAISVWSAIRDAVSSVANYQCKPRLDTPATPERVLAAVQAAQAFSQADTSHSQAEPSQLNQSQHSQSLKAKKKDEEVTYE; encoded by the coding sequence ATGCGTCACTTTGAAACCACTCAGTCAGATAGTAAACGCGGTGCTATTGGCCAATCGAAACACCATGATAGTGCCATTAAGCAAGTATGTGGCTCTGCCAATTATATTGACGACAACCCTGAGCCCGCCGGCTGCTTGCACGCCTACCCAGTCACGGCGCCTTTTACTTCAGGCATCATTAAAGGGGTTGATACTAGCAAAGCACAAGCCATAGCTGGCGTTAAACGCATTTTCTCGGCTAAAGATGTGCCGGGAAAAATTGATATCGGGCCTATTTTTGCAGGGGATTTACTGCTCGCCAGCGATGAAATTGAGTTTCATCACCAGCCAGTGTTGCTGGTGGTTGCTGACAGCTATGAAACCGCACGCCGAGCCGCTCGCTTAGTGGAATTCGATTTTCAAGAGCAAGAGGCCACAACCGACATTGAAACGGCAATTGCTGATAAAAACTGGGTTAGACCACCGCATGCACTGACCAGAGGCGATGCTCAAGCAGCAATTGCACAGGCTCAGCATGAAATAAACGGTGAAATGCATATTGGCGGCCAAGAGCATTTTTACTTGGAAGGGCAAGTAGCGATGGCACAGCCCAATGGTGATGGTGGCATATTCGTTCAATGTTCAACCCAACACCCAACTGAGGTACAGCATTTAATTGCTAAAGTGTTAGCTCAGCCATTTCATTTTGTCACGGTTGAAATGCGCCGAATGGGTGGGGCATTTGGTGGTAAAGAAACACAAGCGGCGCCTTGGGCATGCTTGGCAGCATTAGCCAGTTATCACTTAAACTGCGCGGTAAAACTGCGCTTGGCTCGGGCAGATGATTTTCGCCTAACCGGCAAGCGTCATCCATTTTTTAACCGCTATAAAGTTGGCTTTGATGAGCAGGGCGTTATTGCCGGCGCAGATATTGAAGTGAATGGTTACTGCGGTTATTCGCCTGATTTATCGGATGCCATTGTTGACCGTGCCATGTTCCATGCCGATAACGCTTATTATTATCCTGCGGCTAAAATTAGCGGTCATCGCTGTAAAGTGAATACCGTAAGCCATACCGCTTTTCGCGGCTTTGGCGGCCCACAAGGGATGATGGTTGCAGAGCAAATTGTTGATGATATTGCCGCAGCACTGGGCAAAGATCCACTCACTGTACGCAAAGCCAATTTGTATCAACAAGGTCGGTCAACCACCCCTTATCATCAAGAAGTTGAGCAGCATGTATTGATTGATATGATTGAGCAGGTTGAACAGCAGGCCGATTATTGGCAGCGTAAAGCTGACATTAAAGCGTTTAACCAAACCTCGCCAATCATCAAAAAAGGTTTGGCATTAACCCCAGTAAAGTTTGGTATCTCATTTACCGTACAGCATTTAAATCAAGCCGGTGCCTTAGTAAATGTTTACTCTGATGGTTCGATTCACCTAAATCACGGCGGCACCGAAATGGGGCAGGGGCTTAACACTAAAGTGGCGCAGGTGGTGGCACATGCATTTGGCGTTGAGTTAGACAAGGTGGGTATTACTGCTACACGTACCGACAAAGTGCCGAATACTTCGCCAACGGCGGCCTCAAGCGGTACAGATTTAAATGGTATGGCAGCGCTTAATGCCGCAAATACCATTAAAGCGAGATTAACCGAATTTATCGCTAAGCACTTTTCGGTGGAGCAAGCCAGCATCCGCTTTTGCGATAACACTGTGTATCACGACAAAGGTGAGTTGAGCTTTGATGAATTGGCGGGCTTAGCGTATTTAAATCGTATTTCGTTGTCATCAACCGGTTATTACGCGACACCGAAAATTCACTACGATCGCGAACAAGCCAAAGGTCGCCCGTTTTTTTACTACGCCCATGGTGTTGCGCTTGCCGAAGTGGAGGTGGACACCTTAACTGGAGAAAACACCGTCACTCGTGCCGATATTTTGCACGATGTTGGCCATTCACTAAATCCAGCTTTGGATATTGGCCAGATTGAAGGGGCATTTGTGCAAGGTATGGGCTGGTTAACGACCGAAGATTTAGTTTGGAATAAGCAAGGTCAGCTAGCCAGTTTTAACCCTGCAACCTATAAAATCCCAGCTATTGGCGACACGCCTGCGGAATTTAACGTTAGCCTTTATCAGTCAGCGAACCCTGAGGCGTCGGTCTTTCGCTCAAAAGCGGTAGGTGAGCCACCATTTATGCTCGCCATTAGCGTTTGGAGTGCTATTCGTGATGCGGTGAGCAGTGTCGCCAACTACCAATGTAAGCCAAGGCTAGACACTCCTGCAACACCTGAGCGAGTGCTGGCGGCAGTGCAAGCGGCACAAGCATTTAGTCAAGCTGATACCAGTCATTCGCAAGCTGAGCCGTCGCAACTAAATCAATCGCAGCATAGTCAGTCGCTAAAGGCTAAGAAAAAAGATGAGGAGGTGACATATGAATAG